The following DNA comes from Papaver somniferum cultivar HN1 chromosome 4, ASM357369v1, whole genome shotgun sequence.
CTGCAGCCTCTTCGCTTCGACCACTTTGAGAATATCTTGATATCATGAAACTCCAAAGAATCACATCCTTTTGAGGTGTCTCTTTAAAGATCTTTAGGGAATCACTAAAATTTTCACACTTTGTGTACAAATAAAGCAAAGCAGTACTAACATAAGGATCAAGCTCAAACTGACTTTTTAAAGCTCATCCATGTATACATTTACCAATCCTGACAGACCCCAAACCCACACAATCCTTAAGGGAACTATCAAAAGTAAAATTGTTCGGCTTCAACCCCATCCTCCTCATACAACAGAAAAGTTCCAAAGCTTCCTCAAAGTAACCATTTTCAGAATAACAAGCTATCATTCTGCCCCAAGAAACCATATCCTTTTCAAGTATCTTATCAAAAACTTCTCTTGCATCATCCACatcatggtttttaaaagcgtacaCTTCATGCTTCGGAGcgtacgcttcgcttcaaattttAGCATTTCGCTCTGAAGCGGTCATGTGAAGCGCATCTTTCATGAAGCGTACGCTTCACGCTTCGTCATTTCGCTCTGAAGCGGTTATGTGAAGTGCGCTTCTTGACTTAGTCAATTCCTTTCCCGCCTGATTTTTAaatcttttaaaagaaaaatatgaatttTTTAAGGGGTATCAAACACCCCACCTCCTACTCGCTTGGAGAAGGTTGAATTGATATGACACGCTTTGTTTTTGATAATAATTagacttatataaaatttatatagatgttatcttcctaataaattataattactagttacgactaatttatttataacaaaacatccgcttcaaacatcaaccatgaagcgACGCTTCACGCTTCGATATACACATCACTTCTTAAAAATGAAAAACGCTTCACGCTCCGCTTCACGTTTTCAATACCTTGATCCACATTCTCACATATAGAGTAAGCATCAATCAGTGCAGTCCCAAAAACGGATTACTATCATGTCCAAGCTTAAAAACACAGGCTTGAACtcacaaacaaagttcacaaTAACAACTTCAAAATACTAGTGAACACAAACGGGTTAAGTTCATGTCCTTCTCTATGCAATCTTATAAACATCTGAAATGCCTCAACACATTGGAAAGATTGCATATACCCTTGAATTAAAGTAACATACATAATCGTGTTTCTTTCAAACATTACATCAAACAGTCTTTGTGCATCACTTATTAACTCTGATTTCACATACATAGTCAAAAGAATATTCCAAGCAAAAAAATCTAAGTAATTTCCTTTCTTGATGATATTACAATGCAGATTCTTCCCTTTATTTGGATCATTAGTGGCAGTACATTCCTTCAGTATTTGCGCACACTTACGAGAATCGAACTCGTTAACTGACGGGTGAATGTAAGTGTCAGGTTCATCAGTTAGTTGTACTGATTAGACTGAAAATCCACACTTGCACACTGCAAATGAATTACTTAGCATACGTGAGATTCTGAAGGTCGTCCAAGAGGTAGCTCTGTAACCCACATATCTAATCATTACTTCCTTAAAATTCAACTATCCAAGAGATGaactaaaaaatttaaaaatttactAGACATGCCCGAACAAGCATAAACTCTAGACTTTGTTGATTCGTTAAAAATCCATGGCTAATGCTACCCCGCACGACATGGCACAACAGCTTCCTAAGCTAGCACGTTTTCAGCCGTTAAATCATAAACTATATTTTCCTAGACTTGGAATTTGTTGTGCTGTCACATATGGTTGCTAAAATATAAAATGTGAGTGCGAAGATAACAATCCATTTTCTCATTTTTAGAGTACCAAGTACCGACCATTTCTTTTTCGTACTCAATCCAGTCCAGAAATGACGATTTAGGGAGGGGTTTAGTTCTTCGTACTTGAAATCATATCTCTGATCATTTTGAGGTTGGTAAATTTGATTTTTGTGTTCTTGATTATATGCTAATTTTATATCCTAAACTTCAAAAATCTCAATTCAATTTCTAGAAATTATTAAGTTCTCTCGTTTTCTTCCGTTCTTTTTAGGGTTTACTAATTGCAGAGTGCAAGGAGGTTTCCAAACATAGAAGATTATTTTCGTAGTAGTAGAAGATCATTTAAATGGTGTTTCTGAGAAGTCAAgctaaaagagaaagagaaaaggaTTGGATCAATGAGTTACCTGAACACCTTATTCATCACATTTTCTCATTTCTTCCTATCAAATCTATCGTTTCCACAAGTACGTTATCTACAAAGTTGAGGTATCTATGTACTTCCACTCCAATTATTGATTTTCTAGATTGGCAGAGTAGGTGTGTTTATGAAATTGAGGCCGATGCATTCATGAGATTTGTGGATAGAGTGTTGTCTTTTCGGCAGGATGTTGATTATCCTCCGATAAAGAAATTCTTCCTCTCTTCTAATTATCATATTATTTCATCTAGGGTTTATTGATGGGTTTCTATTGTACTATAACATAAAGTTGAAGAGCTTGTTCTCAAGTCTTCATCTGATATTCCTCCATGCCTTTTTTCTTGCCAGTCGCTGACTATGTTGGTGATAGATGACGCTATCCTTAATCTTCCATAATTAGTAAATTTTCCAAACCTCAAGATCCTTCGATTCTCTATCATATTGGAGAATGAGTACTCGATTCCAAAGTTGCTATCCAACTCCCCCATTCTTGAAGAGTTGAGTTTGAATGTGTGCAATGATGAGTTTATACAACAACTACGTATTCATAGTCCTAATTTGAAGTGGTTGAGTCTTGATGGTTATTTGCAGAGCTATGATATCCAAATAAATACACCAAATTTACAGTCGTTCTATTTCGTTTCAACTCTTGCCAAGGATTTTGTTCTGCATAATTTCACAGCATTACTTGATGCAGAAATTTACCTTTCATCTTTAGAGGAATGGGAGAAAAGGTTTGAACATAGTCATCTTGCAATTAAGCTTTTTGCTAGTCTTTCAAGTGTGAAACTTTTGCGAATATATGATACTTCCTTAATGTTTCTTTCCTATCAAGATGATTTCAAAACAAAGTTGCCTTTGTTTTATAATTTGACCCATTTGGAAGTAACTACAAATTTTCATAACGAAGATCGTGATGAGGGTAAGCGACCATGTCAGATTGTTCGAATATTGCTCAACTTTCTCCACATCTCACCTAATCTGGAATCACTTGTCCTTGACCATGAAATCCCATCTATGTACTACAATAGTCATTCATCAATATATTTATTTCCTCAGTGTTTGTTGCCACACCTCAAGTCAATTGAGTTTCGCGGGCTTTCGTGGTTCCAATTCGAGAAGGATTTGGTAAGATTCTTTCTGAAGAATGTAAAGGCCTTACAGAGGGTAAGAATTACAATTGACAACAACTTAGAGATAGCAGAGATTAAAATTTTCAAGAAGATAATTCTACGTGAGATATCATTATTTCCAAGAGGCTCAGCTGAGTGTGTACTACATGTCTCCTTAGACTCTTAGTTTGTTGAACCTTTGGGTGATATTAGGTTTACAGAATCTTGAAGACATGCTATTGAATTGGAGTATCAAGTCCGGATGGGTTCTCTTGCAGCGAAAATAGAAGCCAAAAAGATAATCATCAGTTTCAACATTATAGTGGGTGTAGAAGGTCAGTCAGTGCATTTTGTCAGTAAGGGTGATTATAAAGAGGGTTTACTGCTGTTGATTTGTGTTTGCTACTGTGTTTTCtagattcacataatttaatATGTTTTAAACATCTTTTAGGATTTATAAATTTTGCAGTAAAAGCCGCCCAATCTCTGTGAAAATGAATCTTTAGATAACATGTAACCTGCATAAAATATTTGTGATAGTatcagaaagagaaagaaatgttTCTAGAAACACGACATTAAAGCGGGAATCTTGCCCTTAACTTTTTTTTCCCCTACCACTGCACAGGCTATGAAACCGGAACATAAGGCTAGCCAAGATAGTAAGATCACAGTAGACATTATAGACATTAACTAGTCAATTATAGAAAATTTATACTTTTGAGAGAAGTAGGAGAAAGAAGCAGCAGGATAGATTTTCAGAGATGTAGACCCAAATCTATTTTTACTTTTTGGGTACTCAATTAGATTTACACTATGAGAACATACCTATTGAATGTGCATATAATGATTGCATGAAAAAGGCCTCGTTGTTCCTAGGCCTACCCCCGTAAATAAAAGACAACTTCCGGGATAGCCATATTTTCTTCATATCAACCAAAGTTGTTGATTTTCTCTGTGAGACAAAATAAATGTTAATGCAAAGAGAAAAAAAGGAGCGGAAACATAATGACTAAGAAGAAGAGCCTTTGGTGGAAATTATTACATCAGAGAATTCATGTATTAGCTCATCAATGTCTAGCTTGAACGGGGTGACATCCATTTAATCAGCATACACTCTATTCAAAGTCTTAAAACTGGACGACCGCTTGCACGGTGGAGGGCCGTCGAAGAAATGGCCTAACTAAACCCTGCAAATTCACCACGTTTCTAATGGTTAATTTCAGTCAACTACAAATTATTCGACCATTGCTACCTAATACAGATTATAGACTATACATTCCCACTTAAGGTGAACTGATCTTTGCTTTAAATCAATAAGAGGGTTCTTGAACACAAACCAAAGTACATAGTGACTAAATGAATTTGTTCATTTTATGCCAACGGAAAAGAATGTTTCAGACAAAACGCCCATAACTTGATTGTTCAGATTTTTGATGACTTGAAGTAAACTTAAAATCTAATGCAAGAGCAGCTATTGGCAAGAGAATATCATAGTGTCGGTATCATTCAACAAGTTTAAATCACTCAAGAAGCTATTCCAAGTTTCTAGTTAATCACTTGAAACTAATGCAACTAAATAGGCTAAGAAGACCAACAAATCAATGATTTTAGAGATTTTTCTATGAAAAACACCATGGGagaggaaataatacagacactgCAACTACTACATGCATATAGAATGGATGAAGAATCACAAtaaagtactccctccgtcccactattaagtgacctagttcaagtttgcacaatttttaaggcaagtaacgagaaaagtatttttaagcattttttacagttatacccttatggataataaatagtgaaattttgaaatggtttatttctcaaactacaccacggatgttcgcaaacttcgtaccattgaaaagcattttaaaacgcctacgtaacgaatataaacatgactatcaaattatgcatatttcttataatcaattaaaggataattttagaaatatcttctTGTTTAGTGATagaggtcacttaatggtgggacaaaatctaaaagtaactaggtcacttattagtgggacggagggagtacaagaTAACTACTATATTGGACCTGATAATGTTGAACCCGACACCAACTCTTAAATAAGTACATCAGTAATCAAAAACCTAATTCAGCCTTACTTAGTTCACATATAAACTGCAAAGTCCTTTTGCCTGCGTTTAGTTCCCAGAGGATAGCTGGTTAAGAACTTAAGATATAAGAATTGTTCTAGAACTGAATTGTAAGAATTGTTCTTcatattaaagagaaaaacatgcaaaagaagaaaagtaTGCATGTCTGACTCTTAATATGAATGACTGAATTCATCCAACAGACAGTTCAGTTCACCTAAATCCATAAGTTCTTTTTGTGATGGATTCTCTGTGGTTTTCACCGAATTAGTAACAGGATCATTTATTATAAGAACCATGTCACTCACTCCTACACTACGGACACCATCAGAAGTAATATCTTTAAGTCAGTATTTGTACCTAGATTATGTTTACTTCGTTGATTGCACACAAGAAAGCTTGTAGGACCTTCCCCTAACAGCACAATTGAACTACCTGACCTCCAAATCACTAATCCTCCAGTTCTACTCTGATAAACACAGAAAACGCTTTGCAAATTAAAACTGGGAGATGCCCTACAAGATTTAACCAATAAATGAAAAAACATCATTGAATTCACCGAGTCATATGGTTCCACACCACTTAATTCAACTCTTTTCTCTACACTCTTCAAGATTAAGATTTGGGTATGCTAATTCCCAACGGATACTAAAGAGTCTAATAAAATATCTGGACAAGGACTAGATCCTATGTTTATTCAAGTTGCCATCAAGGCTCTAACATCTAAATTTAGTGGTACTATCAAGTGGGGCTGTAATCTTTTCAAAGACAGTAAGTCGATCCTATAAAACAGCATATAAACAAAACCCACTGATCAAAATCTCTTTAGAATCCTAAAcaacaatcaatttcaataaacttCTTTAAGGTGTTTTATCAAACAGTGGTTGAGCAGCGAACAAAAATGTAAAATAGGTCAGGTAAACTATAACCTAGAATGAATATCAACAAACATTAGTTCACGAATCATGATTGTGATTTTGATAACCTCTGCAAACAACTATACATGAACATCTCTATAGTTAACCAGAATGTTTTAGTTAGGATACACAAAAGAGGAAGTATATACAAAAAGAAAACCGAAGCTTTGATAAACGAAATtgttttaaagatgaagaaaccaTACCACGAAACGAAACGTCTGTAGCCTGCTGAAATTTGGAAGGAAAAAGAAGTCTGCAAATTTCAAACAAAATTGATTCTAGTGCACAAACATCACCAATAATCTTTGCAAGAGCAAACACCATTCTCAAAATGATGAAAGCGGTTTATATCTCTCACGACAATTTCCCGTTGGACAACCCTTGATATAAGCTTGATCGCAGCATGACAATCAGCACATATTCGAAGATTTTTTATAATCCGTATAGCGCTTCCATGCGGAATACTAACCAGCGCAAAAGCAAGGGCTAGTCTCTCACTGTGTACCCATAAAAGCCGATCCTTTTCACCATCTTCTAcatctagcaaaacaatgtttcGGTCAGCCACATAACCTGCCTTCTTGATCTTTACATTTAACCATTCCAATATCCCATTGATCAACCGCAAATCAGGATGCGATGTATCTCCTACCCCGAAGCAGTGCACTTTACCTTGGCTCTCAATCCAACTTAGGCCAGGTTCCTTCTTCACACCTTTCCTTTTCATGTTTTTCCTGGTAGATGTTACACCATCCCAGTTCTTAGCAACTGCATACATATTTGATAATAATACGTGAGTGGCATCGTCGTGGGGGTCCATCTGAAGCACACGTTCAGCAGTAACTCTACCAAGCTCAATATTGTTGTGAACGACACAAGCACCAAGAAGAGCTCTCCACACCATGACGCTAGGTTCAAATGGCATCTCGTCAATGAACTTCACAGCCTCATTAAGTTGGCCAGAACGTCCTAAAAGCCATACCATACATGTGTAATGCTCAATACATGGTTTGATGCCATAGTCAGTATACATGGACTTGAAATAAAGCCATCCCTTATCCACTAGTCCTGTGTTACTACATGCTGATAGGACACCAACAAAGGTTATCTTGTTGGGTTGAACTTTCTCTTCCTTCATTTTCGCGAAAAGCTTCAGAGCATCTTCACCTGAACCATGTAAAGAATATGCTGACATCATTGAATTCCATGAGACAGCATCCATCTTGTCCATTGTGTCAAATACTAAACGGGCCTCTTTAATACTTCCACACTTTGCATACATATCTATCAAACCATTCCCAACAATCGTATCCCTGTCAAAAACAGTTTTACGAATCAAGCCGTGAATCTGAGTTCCTGGCTTTAATGCTGCCAAGCTTGCACAAGCTCGGAGAACACCTGAATACGTAACTTGGGTTGGCTTTACTTGCGCATCTATCATCCTTAAGAAGAGTCTCAATGCCTCTTCCCCATTCCCCCACTGTGCATACCCAACAATCATTGTGTTCCATGTAACATCATTTCTCTGTGCAGAATTGAAGAAGATGTTCTCTGAATCTACCATTCTTTGACATTTAGCATACACATCCATGAGAGCATTTGACACAAAGATATCTGTAATAAGCCCGACTTTGAGAACATGGCAATGGGTTTGCTCCCCTAATTTTATACACTCCATCGTTGCACAAGCTTGTAAAACACTAGCAAGCGTGAATTGATTTGGAACCACAAAAGCTTTCCTCATCTGACTAAAGAGATCTGCAGCCTCTTCGCTTCGACCACTCTGAGAATATCTTGATATCATGAAACTCCAAAGTATCACATCCTTTTGAGGTGTCTCTTTAAAGATCTTTAGGGCATCACTAAAATTTTCACACTTGGTGTACAAATCAAGCAAAGCAGTACTGACGTAAGGATCAAGCTCAAACTGACTTTTTAAAGCACATCCATGTATACATTTACCGATCCTGGCTGACCCCAAACCCACACAAGCCTTAAGGGAACTATCAAAAGTAAAATTGTTCGGCTTCAACCCCATCCTCCTCATACAACAGAAAAGTTCCAAAGCTTCCTCAAAGTAACCATTATCAGAATAACAAGCTATCATTCCGCTCCAAGAAACCATATCCTTTTCATGTATCCCATCAAAAACTTCCCTTGCATCATCCACATTCCCACTTATAGAATAAGCATCAATCAGTGCAGTCCCAACAAAGGGATTACTATCATGTCCGAGCTTAAGAACACAAGCATGAACCCGCAAACAAAGTTCCGCAAATTCCATACTCACAAACAACTTCAAAATACTAGTGAACACAAACGGGTTAAGTTCATGTCCTTCTCTATGCAATCTTATAAACAGCTGAAATGCCTCAACACATTGGAAAGATTGCATATACCCTTGAATTAAAGTAACATATGTAATCGTGTTTCTTTCAAACATTACATCAAACAGTGTCTGTGCATCACTTATTAACTCCGATTTCACATACATATTCAAAAGAATATTCCAAGCAAACAAATCTAAGCAATTTCCTTTCTTGATGATATTACAATGCAGACTCTTCCCTTTATTTGGATCATTGAGGGATGTACATCCCTTCAGTATTTGCGCATACTTACGAGAATCGAACTCGTTAATTGACGGGTGAATGTAAGTGTCACGGTCATCAGTTAGTTGTGCTGATTGGACTGAAAATCCACACTTGAACACTGCAAATGAATTACTTAGCATAAGTGAGATTCTGCAGGTCGTCCAAGAGGCAGCTCTGTAACCCACATATCTGATCATTACTTCCTTAGAATTCAACTATCCAAGAGATGAGAAAACATCATTAAATTCACCGAGTCATATGGTTCCACACCACTTAATTTAACTCTTTTCTCTACACTCTTCAAGATTAAGATTTGGGTATGCTAATTGCCAACTGATACTAAAGAGTCTAATAAAATATCTGGAATTCCAAGGACTAAATCCTATGTTTATTCAAGTTGCCATCAAGGCTCTAACATCTAAATTTAGTGGTACTATCAAGTGGGGCTGTAATCTTTTTAAAGACAGTAAGTCCATCCTATCATCTTTATATGTATGTCAGTGTGTGTATGTGAATAGGGGTGCTAATGCTGTTGAGCTTAGCTGAGTATGTCCGTATTACTGGTTGTTCTCAGAAAATAGTTTCGTGAGCTTCTAAATAAAGCAATTATTATGAGGACCCATTTATATAAAACCGCATATAAACAAAACCCACTGATCAAAATCTCTTTAGAATCCTAAACGACAATCAATTTCAAGAAACTTCTTTAAGGTGTTTTATCAAACAGTGGTTGAGCAGCGAACAAAAATGCAAAATAGGTCAGGTAAACTATAACCTAGAATGAATATCAACAAACATTAGTTCACGAATCATGATTGTGATATTGATAACCTCTGCAAACAACTATACATGAACATCTCTATAGTTAACCAGAAAGTTTTAGTTAGGATACACAAAAGAGGAAGTATATACACAAAGAAAACCGAAGCTTTGATAAACGAAATtgttttaaagatgaagaaaccaTACCACGAAACGAAACGTCTGTAGCCTGCTGAAATTTGGAAGGAAAAAGAAGTCTGCAAATTTCAAACAAAATTGATTCTACACAATATTAGGAAATTTTATGACTTATTAACACGGAGCGGGTTACGGGTCCCCGGGATATATCCGGGTCGCAAGGCAGTTCTTGGACCAGGTTCAAGAGATTGATTGTGTCTGTTTCCCGCCAACTACATGTTTGGCTATTCCCTATAAGTTTGTATAACAAAAGTTGTACTTCCTTTAGAATTCATGTGCACAAACATCACCAATAATCTTTGCAAGAGCAAACCCCATTTTCAAAATGATGAAAGCCGTTTATATCTCTCACGAAAATTTTTCATTGGACAACCCTTGATAGCATGACAATCAGCACATATTCGAAGATTTTTTATAATCTGTATAGCGCTTCCATGCGGAATAATAACCAGCGCAAAAGCAAGGGCTAGTCTTCATTGAGTACCCATAAAAGCCGATCCTTTTCACCATCTTCTAcgtctagcaaaacaatgtttcGGTCAGCCACATAACCTGCCTTCTTGATCTTTACATTTAACCATTCCAATATCCCATTGATCAACCGCAGATCAGGATGTGATGTATCTCCTACTCCGAAGCAGTGCACTTTACCTTGGCTCTCAATCCAACTTAGGTCAGGTTCCTTTTTCACACCTTTCCTTTTCATGTTTTTCCTGGTGGACTTTACACCATCTCGGTTCTTAACAACTGCATACATATTTGATAATAATACGTGAGTGGCACCGTCGTGGGGGTCCATCTGAAGCACACGTTCAGCAGTAACTTTACCAAGCTCAATATTGTTGTGAACGACACAAGCACCAAGAAGAGCTCTCCACACCATGACGCTAGCTAGGTTCAAATGGAATCTTGTAAAATGAACTTCACAGCCTCATTAAGTTGTCCAGAACGTCCTAAGATCCATACCATACATGTGTAATGCTCAATACATGGTTTGACGCCATAGTCAGTATACATGGACTTAAAATAATACCATCCCTTATCCACTAGCCCCGTGTTACTACATGCTGATAGGACACCAACAAAGGTTATCTTGTTGGGTTGAACTTTCTTTTCCTTCGTTTTCACAAAACGTTTCAGAGCATCTTCACCTGAACCATGTAAAAAATATGCTGACATCATTGAATTCCATGACACAGCATCCAACTTGTCCATTGTGTCAAATACTAGACGTTCCTCTTTGATACTACCACACTTTGCATACATATCTATCAAACCATTCCCAACAATTGTATCCCTGTCAAAAACAGTTTTACGAATTAAGCCGTGAATCTGAGTTCCTGGCTTTAATGCTGCCAAGCTTGCACAAGCTCGAAGAACACCTGAATATGTAACTTGGGTTGGATTTACTTGGGAATCTATCATCCTTAAGAAGAGTCTCAACGCCTCTTCCCCGTTCCCCCATTGTGCCTACCCAATAATCATTGTGTTCCATGTAACATCATTTCTCTGCGCAGAATTGAAGAAGATGTTCTCTGAATCTACCATTAATTGAAATTTAGCATAAACATCCATGATAGCATTTGACACAAAGATATATTTATCAAGCCCGACTTTGAGAACATGGCAATGGGTTTTTTCCCCTAATTTTATACACTCCACCGTTGCACAGGCTTGTAAAACACTAGCAAGCGTGAATTGATATGGAACCACAAAAGCTTTCCTCATATGATTAAAGAGATCTACAGCCTCTTCTCTTTGACCACTCTAAGAATATCTTGATATCATGAAACTCCAAAGAATCACATCCTTTTGAGGTGtttctttagatatttttaggGCATCACTAAAATTTTC
Coding sequences within:
- the LOC113362794 gene encoding putative pentatricopeptide repeat-containing protein At5g13230, mitochondrial, with amino-acid sequence MIRYVGYRAASWTTCRISLMLSNSFAVFKCGFSVQSAQLTDDRDTYIHPSINEFDSRKYAQILKGCTSLNDPNKGKSLHCNIIKKGNCLDLFAWNILLNMYVKSELISDAQTLFDVMFERNTITYVTLIQGYMQSFQCVEAFQLFIRLHREGHELNPFVFTSILKLFVSMEFAELCLRVHACVLKLGHDSNPFVGTALIDAYSISGNVDDAREVFDGIHEKDMVSWSGMIACYSDNGYFEEALELFCCMRRMGLKPNNFTFDSSLKACVGLGSARIGKCIHGCALKSQFELDPYVSTALLDLYTKCENFSDALKIFKETPQKDVILWSFMISRYSQSGRSEEAADLFSQMRKAFVVPNQFTLASVLQACATMECIKLGEQTHCHVLKVGLITDIFVSNALMDVYAKCQRMVDSENIFFNSAQRNDVTWNTMIVGYAQWGNGEEALRLFLRMIDAQVKPTQVTYSGVLRACASLAALKPGTQIHGLIRKTVFDRDTIVGNGLIDMYAKCGSIKEARLVFDTMDKMDAVSWNSMMSAYSLHGSGEDALKLFAKMKEEKVQPNKITFVGVLSACSNTGLVDKGWLYFKSMYTDYGIKPCIEHYTCMVWLLGRSGQLNEAVKFIDEMPFEPSVMVWRALLGACVVHNNIELGRVTAERVLQMDPHDDATHVLLSNMYAVAKNWDGVTSTRKNMKRKGVKKEPGLSWIESQGKVHCFGVGDTSHPDLRLINGILEWLNVKIKKAGYVADRNIVLLDVEDGEKDRLLWVHSERLALAFALVSIPHGSAIRIIKNLRICADCHAAIKLISRVVQREIVVRDINRFHHFENGVCSCKDYW